A genomic stretch from Tenrec ecaudatus isolate mTenEca1 chromosome 17, mTenEca1.hap1, whole genome shotgun sequence includes:
- the GLCE gene encoding D-glucuronyl C5-epimerase, with product MRCLAARVNYKTLIVICTLFTLVTVLLWNKCSSDRPIPFPRHLSGGFRDGLEKRAAPSESNNYVNHMAKPQSEEGFPQEQQKAPPVVGGFNGNGGSKVLGLKYEEIDCLINDDHTIKGRREGNEVFLPFTWVEKYFDVYGKVVQYDGYDRFEFSHSYSKVYAQRAPYHPDGVFMSFEGYNVEVRDRVKCISGVEGVPLSTQWGPQGYFYPIQIAQYGLSHYSKNLTEKPPHIEVYETAEDKDRNGKPSDWTVPKGCFMSTVAEKSRFTNVKQFIAPETSEGVSLQLGNTKDFIISFDLKFLTNGSVSVVLETTEKNQLFTVHYVSNTQLIAFKERDVYYGIGPRTSWGTVTRDLVTDLRKGVGLSNTKAVKPTKIMPKKVVRLVAKGKGFLDNITISTTAHMAAFFAASDWLVRNQDEKGGWPIMVTRKLGEGFKALEPGWYSAMAQGQAISTLVRAYLLTKDHTFLSSALRATAPYKFPSEQHGVRAVFMSKHDWYEEYPTTPSSFVLNGFMYSLIGLYDLKEAAGEKLGKEAQALYERGMESLKAMLPLYDTGSGTIYDLRHFMLGIAPNLARWDYHTTHINQLQLLGTVDESPIFKEFVKRWKSYLKGSRAKHN from the exons ATGCGTTGCTTGGCAGCCCGGGTCAACTACAAGACTTTGATCGTCATCTGCACGCTCTTCACTCTGGTCACGGTCCTCCTGTGGAATAAGTGTTCCAGCGACAGGCCTATCCCGTTTCCCCGACACTTGAGTGGTGGCTTCAGAGATGGACTAGAGAAGAGAGCAGCCCCATCCGAGAGTAACAACTATGTGAACCACATGGCCAAACCACAGTCGGAGGAGGGATTCCCTCAGGAACAGCAGAAAGCGCCCCCCGTGGTGGGGGGCTTCAATGGCAATGGGGGAAGCAAGGTGTTGGGGCTCAAGTATGAGGAGATTGACTGTCTCATAAATGATGATCATACAATTAAAGGGAGGCGCGAGGGGAATGAAGTCTTTCTGCCATTCACGTGGGTCGAGAAGTACTTTGACGTCTACGGAAAGGTGGTTCAGTACGATGGCTATGACCGCTTTGAGTTCTCCCACAGCTACTCCAAGGTCTACGCTCAGCGAGCCCCTTACCACCCGGATGGTGTGTTCATGTCCTTTGAAGGCTACAATGTGGAAGTCCGCGACAGAGTGAAGTGCATAAGCGGAGTTGAAG GCGTTCCATTATCCACACAATGGGGGCCTCAAGGCTATTTCTACCCGATCCAGATTGCACAGTATGGGCTCAGCCATTACAGCAAGAACCTCACTGAGAAGCCCCCTCACATAGAGGTGTATGAAACAGCCGAAGACAAGGACAGAAACGGCAAGCCGAGCGACTGGACGGTGCCAAAGGGCTGCTTTATGTCGACCGTGGCGGAGAAGTCCAGATTCACCAATGTTAAGCAGTTTATTGCTCCAG AAACCAGCGAGGGTGTGTCACTGCAACTCGGGAACACCAAGGACTTCATTATTTCATTTGACCTCAAGTTCCTGACCAACGGCAGCGTGTCGGTGGTGCTAGAGACCACGGAGAAGAACCAGCTCTTTACTGTGCACTACGTCTCCAACACCCAGCTCATTGCTTTCAAAGAGCGGGACGTGTACTACGGCATCGGTCCCCGCACGTCGTGGGGCACGGTGACCCGGGACCTGGTGACCGACCTCCGGAAAGGAGTGGGCCTTTCCAACACAAAAGCTGTCAAGCCGACCAAGATCATGCCCAAGAAGGTGGTACGCTTGGTGGCAAAAGGCAAAGGCTTCCTGGACAACATCACCATCTCTACCACCGCGCACATGGCCGCCTTTTTTGCCGCCAGCGACTGGCTGGTGCGGAACCAGGACGAGAAAGGTGGCTGGCCCATCATGGTGACCCGGAAGTTAGGGGAAGGGTTCAAGGCCCTGGAGCCGGGCTGGTACTCTGCGATGGCCCAAGGCCAAGCCATCTCGACCCTCGTCCGGGCCTACCTGTTAACAAAAGACCACACATTCCTCAGTTCAGCTTTAAGGGCCACGGCCCCTTACAAGTTTCCATCGGAGCAGCACGGGGTGAGAGCTGTGTTTATGAGTAAACATGACTGGTATGAGGagtaccccaccacaccgagctcCTTTGTTTTAAACGGCTTCATGTATTCCTTAATCGGGCTCTATGACTTGAAGGAAGCTGCCGGGGAGAAACTCGGGAAAGAAGCGCAGGCCTTGTATGAGCGGGGCATGGAGTCCCTGAAAGCCATGCTCCCCTTGTATGACACCGGCTCGGGGACCATCTATGACCTCCGCCATTTCATGCTCGGCATCGCCCCCAACCTGGCCCGCTGGGACTACCATACCACCCACATCAACCAGCTGCAACTGCTCGGCACCGTCGACGAGTCCCCGATCTTCAAAGAATTTGTCAAGAGGTGGAAAAGCTACCTGAAAGGCAGCCGGGCAAAGCACAACTAG